The nucleotide window TCTATACTGCATTTCTAGTAGTAATAGTAACAGTAATTGTAATGTATTGTTTGAAACTCAGGACATTTGCaggttaaaataaagttaatttaATTAGTCATCTCCTCCACAGAGATTCAGAAGAGCTCTCTGGTAATCACCTTTAGTTTGTTCCTGAGGAAACACAAGACATGTAAAAAAGTGATAAATATGCTTTGTGaacaaaaactgaaaaaaaataaaagggtGATAAATAAACAGAAGGAAAAAGAGAACTGAATACTTACAGAAATTGTCTGGTGCAGAGATTTGCCAAAGTTCCTCCTGAACTCAGCGCGGACTTTCATGAGATCAATCTCACAACGAGAGACCATGATGCGGGTCACTACTTTGTCTTTTACACTTTTACCCTGCAAACATCAGAAAGGAAAGATTAAATCAAAATACAAATGTGAACGGATGCATGGTCTTTTTTAGCCTATTGTACATGTCAAAATGCATTTAGTTACTTACCTTCATGGCATCATTGAGTCTGCTGGCAAAATAAAGATGCTTGTTTTCTAAACACTCAACTGCAGAAACATAAAGACAGATCTTAGGATAAAGTTTCATATTTTCCTCATAAATAAATGAATCCACTTCAACCCTAGCGGCTTTCAGCCACAAATAAATTTCTATAAGGCATAAAATGTTTCTTAGCAAACAGCTTGTGATTAAGTTTAATAAAACATGATGGAGTGATTCCCAAAAGAAAGAGCATTAAAGAGTAACTATGCCAGCAGGCACAACCATAATCAAATGTGCCATACAGATCTCTACATGCTGGTGTTTTGACAGCCTGGTGGTGACAGTCTAATGAGTGACAGATGGATGAGAGTTACCTAGTGTGAGGAAGGATTTCTCCAGATCCCCCTTCACTTCTTTACGAATGCTCTCCTTCATGTCATATGGACTGTATCTCTTGTACCTTTCAAACACTTAGAAAAAGATGTTTTGATTAGGTGGTGCATTTGTTTAATAATAAGAGtgttaatataataataatagtacctTTTTGCAAGTGTGGGACACTCCTCTCACAGAATATTGATATCCAGGTGGTTACATCAGTTCCTTTTCTCTTGACTCCAGCATCATAAAGAGCCTGATCGTCACCACAAGGCACAGCATTACATAAAGCTATATGCTATTTTGATTTAACAtgttgaatatatatatatatattttctccTTGACTGATTAAGGGCCATTGTTGGTACTTTGGTTGGTTCACTCACTCTTGCATCATTGTCGATCTTTTCATAGTCCACCACGCTAGTTGGCTCATCCCTTTTGCCCTATAAACATAGAGTGATGTTTATGCATTTTTTACTCATACTGTATGTTAAAATACAGTATGTATACaataaaaatagtaaaaataaagtaaaatagaGCAAAATAGTTTTATATACTAAAAAGTTGGTTCTTTTAGGCACCTTCAACTTTAATGTTCTTTGGGGaacaaaaaatgtttcttatagcaCCTTCATTTATAAGAGTGTACAGTACACTATACATCCATATGTCATAATTTACTAATTACTTTTACAGTCATGAATTTGGCATAGGGGCAGTTGTGGTCTAGTGGTAAGAGAGTCAGGCTTGTAACCCGAGTATTATTTGCatatttaataaagtaaaattacaAATAATTTTAGCACAAATATGTATTACAAATAATTCcggtaaaaattatttgaatttattttacCTGTACAAGGGCCAACAGCAGTTTAGCAAAATCTCCAGATGTGTCTCCAGCTACATCCTTATCCAAGTCCTTCTTAAACACTGAGATGGAGAGAAGAATATAAGGTTTATATTTGTATATGCGAAGGCCACTCACTTACTCACATGGTGCCACTCACTTTCTTTATAAACCTTCTTGATCTCCGCCAGCTCCTCAGAATTGCGAGAGCACAAAATTTCAATGAGACTCTCCTCATCAGTGCCTAACCCCTGCAAAACACACTGTTATATAACTACAGAAAtgatattaaagttattttaattCAAAAGATAACATTTGTAAAACCACTGTAAAGCCTATGCATGTCACATTACAGACTTAAATGAGCTGAATGCTGATTCTTCAGCAGTAAGGCTGCATCATTCTGACAAGAGTGTCAATCAAACACACTTTCACTGAAACTTTTAGTTCAGAGGCATCAAACTGTGGTGTGCTCTTCATCATCCCCAGAATCAAATTCTCCAGAGGACCAGAAAGCGCCCCCTTCAGGGCACTCAGTAAATCCTACAACACAAACGTACACAAAGGATAATTTATCCTTTTTATagttttctatatttttttttagtaactTCGTTAGGTATGATAATGCAGATAATGACAGTGTCTACCTTTTTTGCTCTTTTCTCATACACAAACGCAATTTCAGTCCTTTGTAAGTAACTGCGTCTTGTTAGAATATCAATGATTGTCTGCTCATCCACACCTGAGTGAAAGAAGTAAAATATGAATGAATGACTGAGAGGAGGAGATGGACTAAAAAAAAGAAAGCTATAAAACACATACAGCATAATTTAGCTAAGGGTTCATCTTCTGGCTAAATGACAGATTTAAACCTTTTCGCctctttttattttaacatcaataaacagaataaagcattcCTAGCACATATTTATTACAATCCCACTCACACACTTAGAAacataataacatttattattgTAGCACTGCAATGAAGAGTTATTAAGTAGACTTTAAAATTACACGTGCCATTATTCTTCTATGTGTATGGATGCAGAAAAGATTCACAGAAGCTGGCAAACATTAAGACACTGGTTCCTATGTGACACCAGATCAAGTTATATCTACAGGGAAGTACTCTCCACCCATTGTAGCTGAAGGCAATGGTAGCTAAGTCTCAAATGTTAAATAACCACACATCCTGCTTAGAGCAAATATTGTGcacaatatataaatgtttatggtGCCATCCCTTACCTTTGGTTTTAATGGCAGTCTCTATTCTGGCCGCATCCATGTCTGGATTAAAATCGAAAACTGGCAGTAGTGTAGGACATTTAGGTTCTTTCTCctgaaaacacaaaataatcatataaatacatacattagAAATGCAATAGAAAGGATATgcactataaaaaatatataacataacacagaatatataaatatggtacacttttaaaaaatgcagcattatgTTAAatcttggttttgcaagtcaattcagtGTAAAACATtatatcaaatcaacatatatttttatgttactttaacttaacaaattatgtgaaacaATTGAataaaatagtaggttaaattgacttgcataaccaaactgttttaccttcatgcagcatttttttatagtgtactattttaagttttgatttgtgataagtttacacaacttataaaaacaagttgaaattgtttaacgttatttgttaagtttaagtaacataaaaaatatgtgttgatttgaTATCAGCTTTTACACTGTTTgtatataatacatttatattatatttaaaccAGTATGTCAAACCAAACAATAAATAATTGCATATGTGTCATTACAATCGTCTTACCCCTCCATAACTCAGTGTGAGCTGACTCAAAATCTGAGACACTAAGGCCATTTTCCTGCAGTTGATCGACGATACATGCAATGATCCACAACTGGTGAGAAACTAGTACTGAAGATGAAATAAAAGACAAACACAGTGTTTTATAACGTTGTACAACCTAACCCGTGTGCAACCTCACCCTTAGTATCAAAGGTCTATGTGATGGTTGTCATAAATTAGATTATGGGGCATTTCCCTACGAGTAAGAGACTGAATTAGTTTGGTTACTTCACAGGCAACTATGCATGCATTTCACTTCTCTCTAAAAGAATGCATATTGCAAACATAAAGAGACTAACAGCCTGTTGTTGGCCTGTTTTCTCTAGCAATATAACAGCCGGTAAACCTACCCATGCACTGATAGCAGTGATAACAGAAAATCATTTTCTCTGCAGTATAAATTATGAGGTAAGTTTGATTTTCAAATGAGAGAGGAGGGTTTGCTCAAAGTTTGTTCAGACGCACCCAGATCCGCACCCAGTACACATTCCACAGATAAACCTCTgaccatcacacacacacacacgcacacacactcatgcacgcacgcatgcaccccccccccacacacacacattttctaAACACACTATTTCTATATGTTAACGTCATCTTTTAATAAAGTTCACAATACTTCATCAATCTtactgtaaaattacagtaaataagtagagctacactgtaaaaaaattccgtagaaattgcagctgggttgccggtaatttaccgtagatttacatttatgttttttactggcaaaattttgttcaaagttaaatgaacattaaacatttacaagtctttgtctttacagagtaaaacttaaaaaacagcatcaagcaaaacattctgggaaacaaaatctgaagcaaaaaacagaaaaaggttgatgatgatttctggttcccagaatcctttgcatgaggctgttattgtatagttttattctgtaaagacttgttaatatttaaaatttatttaactttgaacaaactcttgccagttaataacataaatttaaatctacggtaaattaccggcaacccagctgcaataacattgtcatttctactgaatttttttacagtgtagattaagtgtgtgttttttttttacaatgggGACACACATAAGGACTTGTTAAAGCATTCTAGTACTGGACACACACTTTAGGATTGTTTCTTGTAACTGTAAACAAAGACTGTGCACAACAGGAAAAGACTGGGCCTGATCAGTTGATATGACCAAATTACATTCATAATCTGTGCAAAAAGCCTTAGATGTGTCCCCATCTTAAGTTTATGAACTGTGAATCACAAGAGAGAAAGGTATAAATCTCACCTGAGACAGATGAGGATGTGATGAAGTGATAAAGagcagctctacagatccaGCTGTGTCTCTCAGGATAGGATTTACCTCTTTAATGCTGTCAGCAAATGACTCCTCCTATCAAAcccacacacactcactcacctACTGTACAAAGTCATTAAACAATTACTCATTTACTAGGCTACACATACTTTATGAAACTTTACTATGGCAACCACATTTTCCAACCAACAATTCAAAGTTTCTATAGATTATTGTTTCCACAGCAATAGTATATTTGGTTTGGCAATAAGTAAAAATGAATTCATGATCAGAAACAGAAAGACATTTTTACAATATGGACACCATATCAATTATTTATTAGTTCACAGCAGTCCATATAACATCTGCTGTTTTGTCATATgccatttttaaaacaaatatgaagGGTCTGTTTTAATCCAAACCTTAATTATCATTTAAGAAATTGAACAATGACATGCATATACATAAACTGATTTTAACAtgattcttttttttatgtaatgtaCATTTTACTCTAACAGTGGATTCAATCTGCAAATGCTATCAGTACCTGAACCGGAATGAAACCCATGCTGCATTCAAGGACATATCCCAGTTTAAAACTCCTCAACTATTTTTTTACTCAATATTCTCCAGACATGCCCACTAACTATGAAACAGGAATGACAGTGCACCATGCAGATTAAATGTTCAATAAAAGAGAGTCAGAAAGTAAATAGTTTTGTTGTCTCAGAGGGAGAGGCTAAAGCACAATACATGGGGAAGGGGTGAGCTATGCCTTTTGAATATTAGTTATAACAGgattgaaagaaaaaaatgaacataGGGACTTTGTTACAATGTATCAAATGTATTAGATTTACAAGCTGAAAAGTTATCTGTAGGTGTGTGTGTGGTATTAGGATAACAAGGGCTCACTGTGGGATTCACAGGAAGTTTGCTGAAGGTGGAGAAGCACAAATCATTCCTGTGATGACCCCACCAGAGTCACAACCAGTGTCCTGTGCTCGCAGTCATAGCGATAAAGATGTGGGATGGGTTTTATAAGAGCAGCCagcgcacacacatacatcaTGTACTGTATCTCACTATAGGCTAAAAGTAAAAGCCAAGTATCACAGCCCTATAAGGTGATCTTATTCACATAAAATATTAGACCATCTGCCTGTTGAGAGCAAACTCCatgtaaatatttgtattttaaactgAGTTGGACTAAACtaacaccaaatatttattatagGAGTAATGTGTTAAGCAGCGAGAtggcgaattgcaaccaacctcaatttcgaagCTACAGTCGTCGCATGAGACAACGTAGGGGAAAACACAGCCTTTGTAAAACATTTTTCCGttaagggctactgtagaaacatggcggcgacttccatgtacAGTAAGTGGATCAGCGGTttactcacctaaaggattattaggaacacctgtttaatttatcattaatgcaattatataatcaaccaatcacatggcttcaatgcatttaggggtgtggtcctggtgaagacaatctcctgaactccaaactgaatgtcagaatggcaaaaaaaaaatgatttaagcaattttgagagtggcatggttgttggtccagacgggccggtctgagtatttcacaatctgctcagttactggaattttcacgcacaaccatttctagggtttacaaagaatggtgtgaaaagggaaaaacatccagtatgcggcagtcctgtgggcgaaaatgccttgttgatgctagaggtcagaggagaatggatcgactgattcaagctgatagaagagcaactttgactgaaataaccactcgttacaaccgaggtatgcagcaaagcatttgtgaagccacaacacgcacaaccttaaggtggatgggctacaacagcagaagaccccaccgggtaccactcatctccactacaaataggaaaaagggGCTACAATTTgaacgagctcaccaaaattggacagttgaagactggaaaaatgagtcagaatttggcataaacagattGAGAACATgcatccatcatgccttgttaccactgtgcaggctggtggtgtaatggtgtgggggatgttttcttggcacactttaggccccttagtgccaattgggcatcatttaaatgccacggcctacctgagcattgtttctgaccatgtccatccatttatgaccaccatggcatgtacccatcctctgatggctacttccagcaggataatgcaccatgtcacaaagcttgaatcatttcaaattggtttcttgaacatgacaatgagttcactgtactaaaatggcccccacagtcaccagatctcaacccaatagagcatctattggatgtggtggaacgggagcttcgtgccctggatgtgcatcccacaattctccatcaactgcaagatgctatcctatcaatatgggccaacatttctaaagaatgctttcagcaccttgttgaatcaatgccacgtagaattaaggcagttttgAAGGCGAAAGgcggtcaaacacagtattagtatggtgttcctaataatcctttaggtgagtgtagttACTAtactgcatttctgtcaagggCTCCTTCTAAAAGTTGCATAGCACCTTTAACTAGTGCTTAGACAATTTTGAACTCATGAAAAATGCACTTTCGATGATAGCTCATAATTGGTTAGAAATTAACCAGAACTATGTACATAAAGCCTATTTTAATACTAAAACATTACAGAAGTGATTATCCGCTCAACTACTTCTAAGAGTTACATGCATTTTTTCCAAGCTGTGTATGACACAGCACATAAAGATTATCTGTACTGTATCACACAATGCAAACATTGTTTCACCTCTGTTGAAAAGAACAAAACAAGATTATACCTGTAAAAACTGAGGTGAGCACTTAGCTCCCTCTAGTGGAGCAAACAAGCAATCACAAATCTTACTTGGCAGTAGTATTGTTATTCTTTTTAAGTGTGAGACACTAACTTAACTAACTATATATTAAAATGCTAtagttaacatttaaaaatatccaACAGATCAAAGACGACATGACTCTAATTAAACCAACCCACCATTAAACAAGAGATGACAACTGTTATTTCCATCACAAGCGGTGGGATTTTTTATTGTCATCAGCACGTTCAACACACTATTTCTCAATGTGTGACATGCGCCTTTAATAAAATTTAGGGGGAAAACCTCTAAATACAAAATCACAACATTAGATGAAAACTGTATTTCAAGGAAAACAATACTTTTGCATTTTTGTACAGGTGTATATACAAAACAAAGGCGGAATacctcaaaacaaacaaacaaacaggagGAAACAGGCAAAGTCTAGAGATTTACTGGAGCTTGGTGGATTACATCCAAACAAAGACCATTTGTTAACCTGCTTAAAATTAAGGATGGGAAAAATGTACATGGGGAAAAACCATGGAGAGTTTTCTAAACAAAAGGAAGTTTTTATACAAACCGTGATTTACTCAAACAATTAGCATTACTCACAAATTAGCACATTATGGTGTGTATATTACTGTGTACAAAACATTTGGTCATTTGTCAGTGAAAATATGACAACTGAAAAAGGGACTGTGatcatcttttttttaaaacatgtacATAGAAGATTAAGTGCCCATGCCCCCAAACCAAAGCAAAGAGAAAATACAATACTGCCTTAGTGATGGACGTTTAAAAGATAATTGGCAAATGAAAGAAACATTCCAGGTCTCTGGACTAGCACACAAATAACACCAAACACTACACGtgtcataataataataataaacagttAATAAGTCATACTGAACCTTGACAATGTCAGAAATCAATGTATTTGATGACGTAAAAGAAATCAGTTAACTAACCATTTAAGTGCTATAAAAGTTAGATATTaccaacacaaacaacagtgtgATTGAAAAGATATTCACAGAGATTACACAGGCAAAATAAGGTCTCTGAAGAAACAGGAAGGAAATAATGATATCATGGAGATCCAAAACAAGCAAATTTAAAACCCGAACAAAAACGACGTTCCGTGTTTCTTTATTCACATGTAAATGCCGTTCTCAAAATGCGATTATGCCATTATTATTGCTTTCTGCTCAGTATTTTTTTGGGATAATTCTTCATTTACACGGCTGACCCTGATGCTAAAAGAGGACGAAACAATTTCACAAGATTTTATAGTAAATTTTGCACACTTATTTTTCATACACCATCGCAGTCTCCGACACGTTCATTGGCCGCCTCGGCTATAAAACAATAGTTTCCCTGAGCAGTTCCAATATACCCTTTAATGAGGTCAGATATTTAATGGATTGTCTTTCACGACATCAGATACTATCAACAATACTACAAGTAAAGCAGTGCCAgcccttacaaaaaacatttaacacaAATGTTAGATTGGAACACCTTTACTAAGGTTATTGCTGTCCTTGTTATGTTGGCTCTGTGCTAAATGCATCAAATTTGGTTTGCGTGTTTGTTGGTCGAGGGCACAAAAGTGTTGACACAAAGATCTGACATCTTGTTGGGTTTAGAAATAGCCTGCGCACAAAGCTACAAAGATAAGAAAGACAATCGTTCCTGTCTCTCCTTTGCTCTGATCAGCTGCAGTACCGGGtgcataaaatacattttttctaacatttaatataaacgGCAAGATTTCCTGGAATGTCAACACATGCCCCTTAACTGTCAATCATCTCTTAACACAACTCTCTTTGATGAAAATCTAATTACACAATCACTATGGCACAACAGGGTGTCACTTCACCATCTAGAGACACAGAGAGCTGGCTTTAAACGACAGAAATGTaacaaaacacaggaaaaaaaaacattttagatCTCACCGACCTAAAACAACAGCACGTTCCTTCAGATTTTTCTCTCTCACACAATTCAAATTGTTTATTGCTGGGAAAAACACAAAGTGCTACCTTTTGTTAGGTTCTATACATCATACATTGCATGATTTAACTAACCATTTAGCaagtacatatatatatatatgcgtGTAGTTGAACTCACTGCCTCCGAATTCGCCATTTGATCATGAAAACACAACAGTCAACGTTTCACTACAATAGTGATTCAGGTCTCAGGTTCGAGTCCCACGTCATGCCTTGTGCATCTCCGCTGTTTTCTCCAGGGGCCGTGGCAGTGTTAATGCCTGTGATGTCCCTGCTGAATGTCCGTATAGTGGAAGAGGTCAGAAAAGGGCAGTGCTGTCATATTAGCACCAACATGGGCTGTACATTGTGGAGAAAGACAGGGATTTCAGCATCAGACGTTCATTTCCTGTCTCTGATTTACCCTCTATAACCAGTAGAGGGCACCGCTGGGGTATTTAAAGA belongs to Paramisgurnus dabryanus chromosome 2, PD_genome_1.1, whole genome shotgun sequence and includes:
- the anxa2b gene encoding annexin A2b isoform X2 — protein: MALVSQILSQLTLSYGGEKEPKCPTLLPVFDFNPDMDAARIETAIKTKGVDEQTIIDILTRRSYLQRTEIAFVYEKRAKKDLLSALKGALSGPLENLILGMMKSTPQFDASELKVSVKGLGTDEESLIEILCSRNSEELAEIKKVYKEMFKKDLDKDVAGDTSGDFAKLLLALVQGKRDEPTSVVDYEKIDNDARALYDAGVKRKGTDVTTWISIFCERSVPHLQKVFERYKRYSPYDMKESIRKEVKGDLEKSFLTLVECLENKHLYFASRLNDAMKGKSVKDKVVTRIMVSRCEIDLMKVRAEFRRNFGKSLHQTISEQTKGDYQRALLNLCGGDD
- the anxa2b gene encoding annexin A2b isoform X1, translating into MGFIPVQEESFADSIKEVNPILRDTAGSVELLFITSSHPHLSQFLTSCGSLHVSSINCRKMALVSQILSQLTLSYGGEKEPKCPTLLPVFDFNPDMDAARIETAIKTKGVDEQTIIDILTRRSYLQRTEIAFVYEKRAKKDLLSALKGALSGPLENLILGMMKSTPQFDASELKVSVKGLGTDEESLIEILCSRNSEELAEIKKVYKEMFKKDLDKDVAGDTSGDFAKLLLALVQGKRDEPTSVVDYEKIDNDARALYDAGVKRKGTDVTTWISIFCERSVPHLQKVFERYKRYSPYDMKESIRKEVKGDLEKSFLTLVECLENKHLYFASRLNDAMKGKSVKDKVVTRIMVSRCEIDLMKVRAEFRRNFGKSLHQTISEQTKGDYQRALLNLCGGDD